One region of Oceanipulchritudo coccoides genomic DNA includes:
- the dnaA gene encoding chromosomal replication initiator protein DnaA: MPHSSVTESLWTEVLQDFRNSLSQDIYANWFQSIDAILDESGTLELRAANEFARIWLEDNYLELIREKAAAIAGEEVMVRITAQDSGSVQVAPREPVDVDSDRGRGGKFGRTGQRTLHPARNPYLNPRNTFDNFIVGPSNQLAHAAATAVADSPGSAYNPLFVYGDTGLGKTHLMHAMAHAIQQSNPEAKVVYLSCEKFTNNFLRAIRENSLDSFRRFYRKVDVLLIDDIQFLEGKERTQEEFFHTFNELFESQRQLCLSSDRPASEINKLESRLISRFQWGMVTDIQPPDLETRAAILKKKAMAMGFDLIPEEVLEFLASRITRNVRRLEGALIKVGTFARLIREPLTRRKAEELIHDILQEEVQHQITIERIQRKVVEMYDLRLSDMQNRRRPSHIAFPRQVAMYLSRLLTHHPLKEIGESFGGRDHGTVIHAVKTVENMMEQDEKVRNSVEYLVRQLRGNRQ; encoded by the coding sequence ATGCCACACTCCTCTGTGACGGAATCCCTCTGGACGGAAGTCCTACAAGACTTCCGAAATTCCCTATCCCAAGACATTTACGCAAATTGGTTTCAGTCGATTGATGCCATTCTTGACGAAAGCGGGACACTTGAATTACGGGCCGCGAACGAATTTGCCCGTATCTGGCTTGAGGATAATTACCTCGAGCTGATCCGGGAGAAGGCCGCGGCCATTGCCGGGGAGGAAGTCATGGTCCGGATTACGGCCCAAGACAGTGGTTCTGTCCAGGTGGCTCCAAGGGAGCCTGTTGATGTTGATTCAGACCGCGGTCGTGGAGGTAAATTTGGCAGGACAGGGCAACGCACACTCCATCCAGCCCGCAACCCATACCTGAATCCGAGAAATACCTTTGATAACTTTATTGTCGGCCCGAGTAACCAGCTCGCTCATGCAGCGGCGACCGCTGTCGCGGACTCTCCGGGAAGCGCCTACAATCCGCTTTTTGTTTATGGGGATACCGGGCTGGGCAAAACTCACCTGATGCATGCAATGGCTCATGCCATTCAGCAATCCAATCCGGAGGCCAAAGTGGTCTACCTCTCCTGTGAGAAGTTCACCAACAACTTTCTGCGGGCAATCCGGGAAAATTCCCTCGATTCCTTTCGGCGCTTCTATCGCAAAGTCGACGTTCTTCTGATTGACGACATCCAATTCCTTGAGGGCAAGGAGCGGACCCAGGAAGAATTTTTCCACACTTTCAATGAGCTCTTTGAAAGCCAGCGCCAGCTCTGCCTTTCCAGTGATCGCCCGGCAAGCGAGATAAACAAGCTCGAAAGCCGCTTGATCAGCCGTTTCCAGTGGGGAATGGTAACAGACATCCAGCCGCCGGACCTGGAAACCCGGGCCGCCATTTTGAAGAAGAAGGCCATGGCCATGGGCTTTGACCTGATCCCCGAGGAAGTTCTCGAATTCCTTGCCAGTCGAATCACGCGGAACGTACGTCGCCTGGAAGGGGCCCTTATCAAGGTGGGAACATTCGCCCGCCTCATCCGCGAGCCTTTGACACGTCGCAAGGCGGAGGAGCTTATCCACGATATCCTTCAAGAGGAGGTCCAGCACCAGATCACCATTGAGCGCATCCAGCGCAAAGTTGTTGAAATGTATGACCTTCGTCTCAGCGACATGCAGAATCGGCGCCGTCCGAGCCATATTGCCTTTCCGCGGCAGGTGGCGATGTATCTGAGCCGACTGCTCACCCATCATCCCTTGAAGGAAATCGGGGAGTCCTTTGGCGGGCGCGACCACGGAACGGTTATCCATGCGGTCAAGACAGTGGAGAATATGATGGAGCAGGACGAAAAGGTCCGGAACTCGGTTGAGTATCTTGTCCGCCAGTTGCGCGGGAACCGTCAATAA